A stretch of the Bacillus sp. FJAT-18017 genome encodes the following:
- the recR gene encoding recombination mediator RecR, with protein sequence MHYPEPISKLIDSFMKLPGIGPKTAARLAFFVLGMKEEIVLDFAKALVNAKRNLSYCSVCGHITDQDPCYICQDERRNKSMICVVQDPRDVIAMEKMKEFNGLYHVLHGAISPMDGIGPEDINIPDLLKRLQDETVQEVILATNPNIEGEATAMYISRLLKPSGIKITRIAHGLPVGGDLEYADEVTLSKALEGRREL encoded by the coding sequence ATGCATTATCCTGAACCTATATCAAAACTGATTGATAGTTTTATGAAGTTGCCAGGGATCGGCCCGAAAACGGCAGCTCGTCTGGCGTTTTTCGTTCTTGGCATGAAAGAGGAAATTGTTCTTGATTTTGCAAAAGCACTGGTAAATGCTAAACGAAACTTAAGCTATTGTTCTGTATGTGGGCATATAACTGACCAGGACCCTTGCTATATCTGCCAGGATGAGCGCCGAAATAAAAGCATGATCTGTGTGGTGCAAGATCCCAGAGATGTTATCGCAATGGAAAAGATGAAAGAATTTAATGGTCTTTACCATGTGCTGCACGGGGCAATTTCACCTATGGATGGCATCGGCCCTGAAGATATCAATATACCTGACCTGCTTAAAAGGCTTCAGGATGAAACGGTTCAGGAAGTGATACTTGCCACTAACCCCAACATAGAGGGTGAAGCAACAGCTATGTATATATCGAGGTTACTTAAACCATCAGGAATAAAGATTACAAGGATTGCCCACGGACTCCCTGTGGGTGGAGACCTTGAATACGCAGATGAGGTAACCCTTTCAAAAGCATTGGAAGGCCGCCGTGAGCTATAA
- a CDS encoding YbaB/EbfC family nucleoid-associated protein, which produces MGGMGNMQGMMKQMQKMQKQMEEAQKDLGEKTVQGTAGGGMVTVVVTGHKKVVDIIINPEAVDPEDVEMLQDTVLAAVNDALTKAEELSESTMGQFTKGMNLPGLF; this is translated from the coding sequence ATGGGCGGCATGGGCAATATGCAAGGAATGATGAAGCAAATGCAAAAAATGCAGAAGCAAATGGAAGAAGCACAGAAGGATCTCGGAGAAAAAACAGTTCAAGGAACCGCTGGCGGGGGTATGGTTACGGTCGTGGTGACTGGCCATAAGAAAGTGGTAGACATAATAATTAATCCGGAAGCTGTTGATCCAGAAGATGTTGAAATGTTGCAGGATACGGTCCTTGCTGCGGTAAACGATGCCTTAACTAAGGCTGAAGAGCTATCTGAATCTACAATGGGGCAATTTACTAAAGGAATGAACCTTCCCGGCTTGTTCTAG
- the dnaX gene encoding DNA polymerase III subunit gamma/tau, whose amino-acid sequence MSYQALYRVWRPQQFIDVVGQEHITKTLQNALVQEKTTHAYLFSGPRGTGKTTAAKILAKAVNCERAPVTEPCNECSACLGITNGTIQDVIEIDAASNNGVDEIRDIRDKVKYAPSSVRYKVYIIDEVHMLSTGAFNALLKTLEEPPRHVMFILATTEPHKIPLTIVSRCQRFDFKRITAKAIVGRMQLIADETGTSYDPAALPIIARAAEGGMRDALSLLDQAISYSHERVTIEDALTVTGSVSQNFLYQMAEAIVEKDVVKGLDSLNELLYMGKDPSRFIEDFILFFRDMLLFKTAPTLEESLERVMMDDGFKELSEKFSASQIYDLIGLLNKTQQDMRWTSNPRIFLEVATVKLCQLDSSQGSTSSNQSAGQDISALLNKINKLEEEVRELRKNGIATSTNESNTPVQKQAQRTSRRGFQAPAGKINEILKDATKADLNLIKSQWAEMLQRLMKSHSALLNEAEPVAASQTAFVIKFKHEIHCQMAMENSKFTEAVTDGLRETTGKTFTFAGVPEEQWVKIRESFLAGQHSGREEEVRKEEDPLIDEAKKLFGGDLVEIID is encoded by the coding sequence GTGTCTTATCAGGCTTTATACCGTGTTTGGCGTCCACAGCAATTTATTGATGTGGTAGGCCAGGAACACATTACCAAAACCTTGCAGAATGCACTGGTTCAGGAAAAAACAACCCATGCTTACCTTTTCTCGGGACCGCGCGGGACCGGGAAGACCACTGCGGCAAAAATACTTGCAAAAGCGGTCAACTGTGAACGCGCACCTGTAACGGAACCTTGCAATGAATGCAGCGCATGCCTTGGAATAACGAACGGTACAATACAAGATGTTATTGAAATTGATGCCGCCTCAAATAACGGTGTCGACGAAATTCGAGATATACGTGATAAGGTAAAATATGCGCCTAGTTCTGTAAGATACAAGGTTTACATTATTGATGAGGTGCATATGCTTTCAACTGGGGCGTTCAATGCTCTCCTTAAAACACTTGAGGAGCCGCCGCGCCATGTTATGTTTATTTTGGCAACTACTGAACCGCATAAAATCCCGCTGACGATTGTTTCGCGGTGCCAGCGGTTTGATTTTAAAAGGATTACTGCAAAGGCGATCGTGGGCCGCATGCAATTGATTGCGGATGAAACTGGAACATCCTATGATCCAGCCGCCCTTCCAATCATCGCGAGGGCTGCTGAAGGCGGGATGCGGGATGCATTAAGCCTTTTAGATCAGGCTATCTCCTACAGCCACGAGCGCGTTACAATTGAAGATGCTTTGACTGTTACAGGATCTGTTTCCCAGAACTTTTTATATCAGATGGCAGAAGCAATAGTGGAAAAGGATGTTGTTAAAGGCCTTGATTCTCTAAATGAACTGTTGTATATGGGGAAAGACCCTTCCCGTTTCATAGAAGACTTTATATTATTTTTCAGGGACATGCTTCTGTTTAAAACTGCACCAACTCTCGAGGAATCACTTGAGCGGGTCATGATGGATGATGGCTTTAAGGAGCTTTCCGAGAAATTCTCCGCATCGCAAATTTATGATTTGATAGGATTGTTAAATAAGACCCAGCAAGATATGCGGTGGACAAGCAACCCGAGAATATTCCTTGAAGTTGCAACGGTCAAACTATGTCAGTTGGATTCCTCGCAAGGATCAACTAGCAGTAACCAGTCGGCAGGTCAAGACATATCAGCACTTTTGAATAAAATCAATAAACTTGAAGAGGAAGTCAGGGAACTTCGGAAAAATGGAATAGCTACATCCACTAATGAGAGTAATACCCCTGTGCAAAAACAGGCTCAGCGAACGTCAAGGAGGGGTTTTCAAGCCCCAGCAGGGAAAATTAATGAAATACTTAAAGATGCTACAAAGGCTGACCTTAACTTGATTAAAAGCCAATGGGCGGAGATGCTCCAACGGCTAATGAAATCTCATTCGGCTTTATTAAATGAAGCTGAACCTGTAGCTGCTTCCCAAACTGCATTTGTCATTAAATTCAAGCATGAAATTCATTGCCAAATGGCAATGGAAAATTCTAAGTTCACAGAGGCGGTAACCGATGGCCTGAGGGAAACAACTGGCAAAACTTTTACATTCGCGGGTGTACCGGAAGAGCAATGGGTGAAAATTCGTGAAAGCTTCCTCGCTGGACAGCATTCAGGCCGAGAAGAAGAGGTAAGAAAAGAGGAAGATCCTTTGATTGATGAAGCCAAAAAATTGTTTGGTGGAGATCTCGTTGAGATAATTGATTAA
- the tadA gene encoding tRNA adenosine(34) deaminase TadA, with translation MENLQDIFYMKEAIKEAEKAEALEEVPIGAILVVDDEIIARAHNLRETCQKSTAHAELLAIEKACEKLGTWRLEKSTLYVTLEPCAMCAGAIVLSRVERVVYGAADPKGGCAGTLMNLLDESRFNHQCTVVPGVLEEECGSILSSFFRMIRQKKKTEKNLSIQKDLDSQTGIDS, from the coding sequence ATGGAGAACCTGCAGGATATTTTCTATATGAAAGAAGCTATAAAAGAAGCAGAGAAAGCTGAGGCACTCGAGGAGGTTCCGATTGGAGCAATTCTGGTTGTTGATGATGAGATTATTGCAAGGGCTCACAATCTTCGTGAAACCTGCCAAAAGTCAACAGCTCATGCGGAATTACTGGCAATAGAAAAGGCTTGTGAGAAATTGGGCACATGGAGACTTGAGAAGTCAACGTTATATGTAACTCTCGAGCCGTGCGCAATGTGTGCAGGTGCTATCGTACTTTCCAGGGTTGAACGAGTTGTTTACGGCGCGGCTGATCCAAAGGGAGGCTGTGCGGGAACGTTAATGAACCTTCTTGATGAAAGCAGGTTTAATCATCAGTGTACTGTTGTGCCTGGTGTGCTCGAGGAGGAATGTGGCTCGATACTTTCTAGCTTTTTTCGTATGATTCGCCAGAAGAAAAAAACAGAAAAGAATCTTTCTATACAAAAAGACCTGGATAGTCAGACAGGAATTGACAGTTAA